Sequence from the bacterium genome:
CCCGGGTAGCCGATTTCGACAAGGTTATCGTCGCTTCGCCCGGCGGCAAGCCCATCTACCTCGCCGAAATCGCCACCGTGGTGGACGGCGTTAAGGAGCGCACCAGCCTTTCGCGCGTCGATGGCAAGACGGCCGTGGTCCTCAACATCCTCAAACAGTCGGGAAGCAACACGGTGCGGGTGGCAGATGCCGTCACCGCACAGATCGGCGTGATTCAAAAGGATCTCCCCTCTCACATTCAGCTCGCCACGGTGCGCGACAACAGCACTTTTATCCGTGACTCTGTACGGGATGTGCTTTTTGATATCATCTATGGCGGTCTGCTGGCGGTGATCGTAGTTTACCTTTTTCTCGCCAACCTGCGGCCGACTCTGATCAGCGCCATCGCTCTGCCGACTTCAATCATCGCCAGTTTTATCATCATGTTTGCACTTAAATTTACCTTGAACATCCTCACGCTTCTGGCCCTGTCGCTGGCGGTTGGGTTGTTGATCGACGATGCCATCGTGGTCATCGAAAATATTTATCGTCATCTGATGAAGGGCGAGAGCGCCATGGAGGCAGCGCGCAAGGCCACCGGCGAGATCGGCCTGGCGGTCATGGCCACCACCTTTACCATTGTGGCGGTCTTTGTACCTGTGGCGTTCATGCCGGGCATCGCCGGCCGCTTCTTTTACCAGTTCGGCATCACCGTCTCGGCGGCGGTGCTGGTTTCGCTCTTTGTCGCCTTCACCCTGACGCCGATGCTCTCCTCGCGCTGGTTGCGCGAGGAGGACGAGGAACTGACCAACGAAGGCTCACTGCTTCGCCGTGGTCTTTACTGGTTCAACCATTTCTTCGAGGTGCTGAGCGACTGGTATAAAAAGGCGATCGAGTGGTCGCTGCGGCATCGCAAGAGCGTGGTGTTTGGCGCGCTGGCGACCTTTTTCCTCAGCCTTTTCCTCATCCGTTTTCTCGCCACCGCCTTTATGCCCAGTTTCGACATGAGCCAGATGACGGTCACGGTTACTGCCGCGCCCGGCAGTTCGCTCGAGCAGACCGGCCGGATCTGCAGCCAAATCGAAACAGCCCTGCACCGAAGACCAGAGGTGACCATGGTGCTGACCACTGTCGGCGCAGGCACAGACCCGGTGACCAAAGCCAGCGTCTTTGCCAAACTGGTCCCTAAAAATCAGCGCGACAAAGGCGTGGAACAGATCATCGGCGAATTGCGCAGCGAGCTGCAGACCATTCCCGGCGCCAAAATCGGTTTTACGATTCAACAGGGCATGGGCGGCAATCAAAAGCCGGTGATCCTGAGCGTGCGAGGAGAGAATCTGACTCCATTGAAAAAATTGGCCGATCAGGTTGAGCGGATCGTGCGCGCAACTCCCGGCGCAGTGGATGTAGAAAACAGCCTCGAGACCTCTAAACCGGAAGTGCGGATCCGCATTGACCGCGACAAGGCGGCGGATCTCGGTGTCAATGTGGCTCTGATCGCCGCCACGGCGCGCGCCATGGTCGACGGCTATGTCGCCAGCACCTTTCAAGAAGGCGACGAGCAGTTCGACGTGCGCGTCCGTTTGAACAA
This genomic interval carries:
- a CDS encoding efflux RND transporter permease subunit — its product is EIEVRVDAARLQAYNLSIQEVVQAIAAANVEVPAGNLVQGERQILLRTTGKYTRVADFDKVIVASPGGKPIYLAEIATVVDGVKERTSLSRVDGKTAVVLNILKQSGSNTVRVADAVTAQIGVIQKDLPSHIQLATVRDNSTFIRDSVRDVLFDIIYGGLLAVIVVYLFLANLRPTLISAIALPTSIIASFIIMFALKFTLNILTLLALSLAVGLLIDDAIVVIENIYRHLMKGESAMEAARKATGEIGLAVMATTFTIVAVFVPVAFMPGIAGRFFYQFGITVSAAVLVSLFVAFTLTPMLSSRWLREEDEELTNEGSLLRRGLYWFNHFFEVLSDWYKKAIEWSLRHRKSVVFGALATFFLSLFLIRFLATAFMPSFDMSQMTVTVTAAPGSSLEQTGRICSQIETALHRRPEVTMVLTTVGAGTDPVTKASVFAKLVPKNQRDKGVEQIIGELRSELQTIPGAKIGFTIQQGMGGNQKPVILSVRGENLTPLKKLADQVERIVRATPGAVDVENSLETSKPEVRIRIDRDKAADLGVNVALIAATARAMVDGYVASTFQEGDEQFDVRVRLNKQDRTTMENVGDLLIKSGKDLGNGQRLMVPVRNVAEIQPASGPSKINRYDRQREIRVDANTYRKTLGQVLGAVQQQTGKMVTPSGYAISVVGQGQMQSETFANMLMALALAIIFVYIVLAAQFESFIHPFSIMLALPMSLIGAVLALLVWGSSLSMMSMIGIIMLMGLVTKNGILLVDYANQLRRQGVARTQALIQAGAIRLRPILMTTFAMIFGMIPVAFALGEGSEFRAPMGQAVIGGLITSTLLTLFIVPVVYSILDDVGLKTRRRKK